From a region of the Euwallacea similis isolate ESF13 chromosome 3, ESF131.1, whole genome shotgun sequence genome:
- the LOC136419836 gene encoding uncharacterized protein isoform X1 has translation MFIRFSLNMGIYNFLLLLLLGFLSNVAGSPKKYDAEDAGFSPSHRYYESDLSYQKGYKNKTYIPQNPIAEGKKDIEPKESRFGAISYGPSGNGYGNGNGMTYGTMKLDVGGIALGALIGLGAILIIPKIAQIFAGGHEGYARGLEGEMSTVTNLLSRIDNSLAANDIDSTSCTQRIICNVVNDAVKNTKAGEATSVDEFVLTFTKNSLFSYATGGTAIKEAIDIGRSQDADKCASTYTKCPLNKDNVMKVVSSLIPVN, from the exons atgtttattagattttcattaaatatgggaatatacaattttctattattacttttattaggGTTCCTTTCAAACGTTGCTGGATCTCCTAAAAAATACGATGCAGAAGATGC GGGTTTCAGCCCGAGTCACAGATATTACGAATCAGACTTGTCCTATCAAAAAggatacaaaaataaaacgtacaTTCCCCAAAATCCTATAGCTGAGGGTAAAAAAGACATAGAACCGAAAGAATCCCGATTTGGAGCCATCTCTTACGGACCTTCCGGAAACGG CTATGGAAACGGTAATGGAATGACCTATGGGACAATGAAGCTAGACGTTGGAGGAATAGCCTTAGGTGCTCTGATCGGCTTAGGGGCAATACTGATTATTccaaaaattgctcaaataTTTGCTGGAGGTCATGAAGGTTATGCTAGGg GGTTAGAAGGGGAGATGTCTACAGTAACTAATTTGCTATCACGAATCGACAATTCTTTAGCAGCAAACGACATCGACAGTACATCTTGCACTCAAAGAATAATATGCAACGTTGTTAACGATGCAGTCAAAAATACTAAAGCTGGAGAAGCTACGAGTGTAGATGAATTCGTGTTAACTTTCACCAA GAATTCGTTATTTTCATACGCGACTGGCGGGACAGCGATAAAAGAGGCCATTGATATCGGAAGATCACAAGATGCCGATAAATGTGCTAGCACTTATACAAAATGCCCTCTGAATAAGGATAATGTAATGAAGGTTGTGTCTAGTTTAATACCTGTTAATTAA
- the LOC136419836 gene encoding uncharacterized protein isoform X2 translates to MFIRFSLNMGIYNFLLLLLLGFLSNVAGSPKKYDAEDAPSHRYYESDLSYQKGYKNKTYIPQNPIAEGKKDIEPKESRFGAISYGPSGNGYGNGNGMTYGTMKLDVGGIALGALIGLGAILIIPKIAQIFAGGHEGYARGLEGEMSTVTNLLSRIDNSLAANDIDSTSCTQRIICNVVNDAVKNTKAGEATSVDEFVLTFTKNSLFSYATGGTAIKEAIDIGRSQDADKCASTYTKCPLNKDNVMKVVSSLIPVN, encoded by the exons atgtttattagattttcattaaatatgggaatatacaattttctattattacttttattaggGTTCCTTTCAAACGTTGCTGGATCTCCTAAAAAATACGATGCAGAAGATGC CCCGAGTCACAGATATTACGAATCAGACTTGTCCTATCAAAAAggatacaaaaataaaacgtacaTTCCCCAAAATCCTATAGCTGAGGGTAAAAAAGACATAGAACCGAAAGAATCCCGATTTGGAGCCATCTCTTACGGACCTTCCGGAAACGG CTATGGAAACGGTAATGGAATGACCTATGGGACAATGAAGCTAGACGTTGGAGGAATAGCCTTAGGTGCTCTGATCGGCTTAGGGGCAATACTGATTATTccaaaaattgctcaaataTTTGCTGGAGGTCATGAAGGTTATGCTAGGg GGTTAGAAGGGGAGATGTCTACAGTAACTAATTTGCTATCACGAATCGACAATTCTTTAGCAGCAAACGACATCGACAGTACATCTTGCACTCAAAGAATAATATGCAACGTTGTTAACGATGCAGTCAAAAATACTAAAGCTGGAGAAGCTACGAGTGTAGATGAATTCGTGTTAACTTTCACCAA GAATTCGTTATTTTCATACGCGACTGGCGGGACAGCGATAAAAGAGGCCATTGATATCGGAAGATCACAAGATGCCGATAAATGTGCTAGCACTTATACAAAATGCCCTCTGAATAAGGATAATGTAATGAAGGTTGTGTCTAGTTTAATACCTGTTAATTAA
- the LOC136419837 gene encoding uncharacterized protein yields MSVLKYHRYYSALLIIAISSEVCCSNITGSYLTLNSGSTKAYGVRHSRLINFNADGDLQLDLDFNVPFLTLPIKRSMDMAKTSLVNFNVGAILLAGVIIFGAAVALPVILMFFNKKGLVPAENPLNIMYGRIGAQKSEDSRLWNYLNAIDTSLLENNIDLTSCSQRFACWMVKKSTQNVTRGKGSSSEKILDGLANSKWIQEYALNPLFKEAIINGIEDKNCTAIYARCRLNHETVYYFIKRSLDTFNIG; encoded by the exons ATGAGTGTGTTGAAATATCATCGTTATTATAGTGcattgttaataattgcaatttcaAGTGAAGTATGTTGCAGCAATATTACGGGTTCCTATTTAACTTTAAACAGTGGTTCAACCAAGGCTTACGGTGTTCGGCATTCTaggttaataaatttcaatgcaGATGGAGATTTGCAG ctCGACTTAGACTTCAATGTACCATTCCTCACCCTGCCCATCAAACGGTCGATGGACATGGCTAAGACTTCTCTGGTTAATTTCAATGTAGGAGCAATATTACTCGCCGGAGTTATTATATTTGGGGCAGCTGTAGCTCTCCCAGTGATTCTGAtgttcttcaataaaaaaggGCTCGTACCGGCGGAGAATCCTTTGAATATTATGTATGGTCGTATAGGGGCGCAGAAaa GTGAAGACTCCCGAttatggaattatttgaatGCAATCGACACATCATTACTGGAAAATAACATAGACCTCACTTCGTGTTCTCAGAGATTTGCTTGTTGGATGGTGAAAAAGTCGACACAAAATGTAACTAGag GCAAAGGGTCCAGTTCCGAAAAAATCTTGGACGGTCTCGCTAATAGCAAGTGGATCCAGGAATATGCATTAAACCCTTTGTTTAAAGAAGCAATTATAAATGGTATTGAGGATAAAAATTGTACTGCCATTTATGCTAGATGCAGACTTAATCACGAAACTGTATACTATTTCATTAAACGTTCCTTGGATACCTTCAATATAGGgtaa